From Stigmatopora nigra isolate UIUO_SnigA chromosome 17, RoL_Snig_1.1, whole genome shotgun sequence, a single genomic window includes:
- the eng gene encoding endoglin has protein sequence MESLSSLLCLVVVVSASRPMCEPVEVNNNSWIHVKELQLGCWTSFVGKDKAEVHIIKLNFATTDSNLFSLEMADAKPMNLIITSSDTAYGFYTINAGVNIYKRNTSTVVLHGNEHSNNIHDVDFPVQDEELVRWTTRKFGGVTSFTTLENLKVMHSKPTEGTKGGSQECVLQSEDPSEKHFMKIEAAPLTSWLKSCSPPLEREKQRQRAFVANGDAPELHIINIPEDANIRNVSVRVDTKKSSVFLRGPPGTTWTFVNLQLTKFWSNNEIVLPNMLPRIQPLFELHSDKAEVVQKKALEYFKADAFTSYTEMRPDGSQLLLVLGRDGPAVTETVTEALRLTTPEPHQMPLLMQLYTSPDYRLPLDPNTKVQSDKRIYAEISGHTLGDIVLTIKVMKCFVRSKGSCPVVQELPFIPEFCSSNSCPNSTRLSFSLDQLQELSPTTWDLECSVKLCHSEKCGDGGRVKRNLEVTPPCQQTLNIPCFDFGLPAILGIAFGGFLIGVLLIGALWFIKIKTGYLSGLDMASSLSSSCPCTGVKQQPISSNPSASENSSANASIGSTQSTPTSSMA, from the exons CCTCACGTCCGATGTGTGAACCTGTAGAAGTAAACAATAATTCTTGGATTCACGTCAAGGAATTGCAACTTGGCTGCTGGACCAGCTTTGTAGGAAAAGACAAGGCCGAGGTCCACATCATCAAACTCAACTTTGCTACCACG GATTCCAATTTGTTCTCACTGGAAATGGCAGATGCCAAGCCCATGAACCTGATTATCACCTCTTCAGACACCGCCTACGGGTTCTATACGATCAACGCTGGCGTTAATATTTAT AAACGTAACACTTCCACTGTGGTCCTGCACGGCAATGAGCACAGCAACAACATCCACGACGTCGACTTTCCAGTCCAGGATGAAGAACTTGTGAGGTGGACAACTCGCAAGTTTGGCGGCGTCACTTCCTTCACTACTTTGGAAAATCTTAAAGTGATGCACTCCAAGCCCACAGAAG GAACAAAAGGCGGTTCTCAAGAGTGTGTGCTCCAAAGCGAAGATCCTTCAGAGAAACACTTCATGAAGATTGAAGCAGCACCATTGACGTCTTGGTTAAAGTCTTGCTCTCCGCCACTGGAGCGGGAGAAGCAGCGCCAACGTGCCTTCGTTGCCAACGGCGACGCACCGGAACTTCATATAATCAATATCCCGGAGGATGCCAATATTCG AAACGTGTCTGTCCGTGTGGACACAAAGAAGTCCAGTGTGTTCCTGAGGGGTCCTCCAGGAACTACTTGGACCTTTGTTAACTTGCAGCTCACTAAGTTCTGG TCCAACAATGAGATTGTGCTACCCAACATGCTCCCTAGAATCCAGCCTTTGTTTGAGCTGCACAGCGACAAGGCTGAGGTCGTACAGAAAAAGGCTTTGGAGTATTTTAAAGCTGATGCCTTCACCAGCTATACTGAAATGAGGCCTGATGGTTCACAGTTGTTACTGGTGCTCGGTCGAGATGGCCCAGCAG TTACAGAAACAGTAACAGAAGCATTGCGGTTAACTACACCAGAGCCTCATCAGATGCCTTTGCTCATGCAACTTTACACATCACCTGATTACCGCTTGCCCCTGGATCCCAATACCAAGGTGCAGAGTGACAAGAGAATCTATGCCGAG ATTTCAGGACACACGCTGGGTGACATTGTCCTAACCATCAAAGTGATGAAGTGCTTTGTGCGCTCCAAGGGCTCCTGTCCAGTAGTCCAAGAACTCCCCTTCATACCAGAGTTCTGCTCTTCTAATTCGTGTCCCAACAGCACACGTCTCAGCTTCTCTTTAGATCAACTGCAAGAGCTCAGCCCCACCACTTGGGACCTGGAATGTTCTGTCAAACTGTGCCACAGCGAG AAATGTGGCGATGGAGGACGTGTGAAAAGGAACTTGGAGGTCACACCGCCTTGTCAGCAAACACTGA ATATTCCCTGCTTTGATTTCGGCCTGCCCGCCATCCTGGGCATCGCTTTTGGAGGATTTCTGATTGGGGTGTTACTTATTGGAGCGCTGTGGTTTATTAAAATCAAAACAG GCTACCTGAGCGGACTGGACATGGCTTCCTCCCTGTCTTCCAGTTGTCCTTGCACGGGAGTAAAGCAGCAACCCATTTCGTCAAACCCTTCCGCCTCGGAGAACAGCAGCGCAAACGCCAGCATCGGCAGCACCCAGAGCACACCCACTAGTAGCATGGCTTGA